A genomic window from Streptomyces sp. HUAS YS2 includes:
- a CDS encoding dioxygenase translates to MDAPLERMPALYLSHGAPPLADDPVWPGQLAAWSADLPRPTAILMVSAHWEEAPLALGATETVPLVYDFWGFPEHYYRVQYAAPGAPALAESVRKLLRAPGVPVQDIPDRGLDHGAYVPLVEMFPGADIPVLQISMPTLDPQKLMEIGRTLAPLRDEGVLIVGSGFFTHNLAALRHTGGGVPGWSAEFDDWGHRALEAHDVDALLDFEHKSPAGRLAHPRTEHFAPLFVTLGAAEAAGDLDGGRSVIDGFWMGLAKRSVQFG, encoded by the coding sequence ATGGACGCCCCGCTGGAACGGATGCCCGCCCTCTACCTCTCCCACGGCGCGCCGCCGCTCGCCGACGACCCGGTCTGGCCAGGCCAGCTCGCCGCCTGGTCGGCCGATCTGCCCCGCCCGACCGCGATCCTCATGGTCTCCGCGCACTGGGAGGAAGCCCCGCTCGCCCTCGGCGCGACCGAGACCGTCCCCCTCGTATACGACTTCTGGGGATTCCCCGAGCACTACTACCGCGTGCAGTACGCGGCTCCCGGCGCGCCCGCGCTCGCCGAATCCGTCCGCAAACTGCTGCGCGCCCCCGGCGTGCCCGTCCAGGACATCCCCGACCGCGGGCTCGACCACGGCGCGTACGTCCCGCTCGTCGAGATGTTCCCGGGCGCCGACATCCCCGTACTCCAGATCTCCATGCCGACCCTCGACCCGCAGAAACTCATGGAGATCGGCCGCACCCTCGCGCCGCTGCGCGACGAGGGCGTCCTGATCGTCGGGAGCGGCTTCTTCACCCACAACCTGGCCGCGCTGCGGCACACCGGCGGCGGCGTGCCCGGCTGGTCCGCCGAGTTCGACGACTGGGGCCACCGGGCCCTGGAGGCGCACGACGTCGACGCGCTGCTCGACTTCGAGCACAAGTCCCCGGCCGGCCGGCTCGCCCACCCGCGCACGGAGCACTTCGCCCCGCTGTTCGTCACGCTGGGCGCGGCGGAGGCGGCGGGCGACCTGGACGGCGGGCGGAGCGTCATCGACGGCTTCTGGATGGGGCTGGCGAAGCGGTCGGTGCAGTTCGGGTGA